A stretch of the Haloarcula ordinaria genome encodes the following:
- the lipA gene encoding lipoyl synthase, with protein MPRARKPDWLKMRPPSGERFTDIKRSLRERNLNTVCEEANCPNLGECWSGRDGPGTATFMLMGDRCSRGCNFCDVETGGMGALDPEEPEQVADAVADIGLDYVVLTSVDRDDLPDQGAGHFADTIRAIKARDAGILVECLIPDFRGDPALVQQIIDAGPDVLAHNVETVDRLQWPVRDRRAGYQQSLSVLEQAADAGVYTKTSLMLGLGEYAHEVYQTLSDLRQVGVDVVTFGQYLQPSRSHLEVSEYVHPDVFDTWQRVAEEEFDFAYCASGPMVRSSYKAGELFVEAVFEGQSVEDARRLARSD; from the coding sequence ATGCCTCGCGCTCGGAAACCCGACTGGCTGAAGATGCGACCGCCGTCGGGCGAGCGGTTCACCGACATCAAGCGGAGCCTCCGGGAGCGGAACCTCAACACCGTCTGCGAGGAGGCGAACTGCCCCAATCTCGGCGAGTGCTGGAGCGGGCGGGACGGCCCGGGGACGGCGACGTTCATGCTCATGGGCGACCGGTGTTCGCGCGGCTGTAACTTCTGTGACGTCGAGACGGGCGGGATGGGGGCGCTCGACCCGGAGGAGCCCGAGCAGGTCGCCGACGCCGTCGCTGACATCGGTCTTGACTACGTCGTACTGACGAGCGTCGACCGCGACGACCTCCCTGACCAGGGGGCGGGCCACTTCGCCGACACCATCCGGGCCATCAAGGCGCGCGACGCGGGTATCCTGGTCGAGTGCCTCATTCCTGATTTCCGGGGCGACCCGGCCCTCGTCCAGCAGATTATCGACGCCGGTCCGGACGTCCTCGCGCACAACGTCGAGACGGTCGACCGCCTGCAGTGGCCGGTCCGCGACCGGCGGGCGGGCTACCAGCAGTCGCTGTCGGTCCTCGAACAGGCGGCCGACGCCGGCGTCTACACCAAGACGAGTCTGATGCTGGGGCTGGGCGAGTACGCCCACGAGGTGTACCAGACCCTCTCGGACCTCCGGCAGGTGGGCGTCGACGTGGTGACCTTCGGCCAGTACCTCCAGCCCTCCCGGTCGCATCTCGAGGTCAGCGAGTACGTCCATCCGGACGTCTTCGACACCTGGCAGCGGGTCGCCGAAGAGGAGTTCGACTTCGCGTACTGCGCCTCGGGCCCGATGGTCCGCTCGTCGTACAAGGCCGGGGAGCTGTTCGTCGAGGCCGTCTTCGAGGGGCAGAGCGTCGAGGACGCGCGACGGCTCGCACGAAGCGACTGA